The Deltaproteobacteria bacterium HGW-Deltaproteobacteria-4 DNA window GCAGATGGGAAACGCCGGGCAGGCGAACTACTGCGCCAGTAAAGCCGGTCTTATCGGTCTGACCAAATCGAATGCGCGGGAACTGGCGAAACGGAATGTCACGGTGAATGCGGTAGCGCCCGGTTTTATTGCCACGGCGATGACCGATGCTCTGCCGGAAAAGGTCCGGGATGAACTGACCGCCCAGATTCCGTTGGCCCGCCTTGGTAGCGCCGATGATATCGCCAATGCGGTCGTCTTTTTAGCTTTAGAAAAATCTGCTTATATTACTGGCCAGGTCATTGCCGTCAACGGCGGCATGTACATGTAGTTAACCCGCAATCCGACCTGTAGTCGGCTTGATCACACAAACAAAAAACTGGAGGTGAAGTAATGGCTTCGATTGCTGAAAGAGTGAAACAGATTGTTGTTGAGCAGTTGGGTGTTGAAGAAGATCAGGTAAGCAACGAATCTTCCTTTATGGAAGACCTCGGCGCTGACTCCCTGGATACTGTTGAGTTGGTCATGGCTCTCGAAGAAGAGTTCGACATCGAAATCGCCGATGAAGATGCCGAGAAGATTCAGACCGTTCAGGATGCTATCGACTACATCACTGAGCACTCCTAAAAAAGTCATGAGAGAGGGAGGCGCAGTCAGCCTCCCTCTTTCGCGTTTAAGTTCGGTACGTCTTGTCGACGGCCTTATTCATACCCTTAAAGGGAGGATGTAGGAGCATGCGCAGAGTTGTCGTGACGGGCATTGGAGTTGTTTCCGCCCTAGGAACCGGGGTTGAAAAGAACTGGGATGCACTTTTGCAGGGTCATTCCGGCGTAGACCGCATTACCCGCTTTGATGCCTCGGATCTTCCAACCCAGATCGCCGGTGAAATTAAAGATTTTAACGCCGAAGAGTTTATCGATAAAAAAGAGATCAAGAAGATGGATCTCTTTATTCAAT harbors:
- a CDS encoding acyl carrier protein, with product MASIAERVKQIVVEQLGVEEDQVSNESSFMEDLGADSLDTVELVMALEEEFDIEIADEDAEKIQTVQDAIDYITEHS